Proteins from a genomic interval of Dictyoglomus sp.:
- a CDS encoding 2-hydroxyacyl-CoA dehydratase family protein — protein sequence MRLEEIKYLYQKIKKESISSEKSVFYFCAYVPCELIYASGFKPIRFLPSPIYFARSDEYLPKYLCPYLRSITEEVLREDKRFEKVIFTDSCDSSRRIFEVWRYLNLSKEIYFLQIPFGEKEEDVRYFAKNIRDLFYFLNTKGNIENIFESINIYNLGRKKIRNSWQYSLLFYSMDIKEFLKLSFEPTNDNNKKFYLFSTVYPIELIEYMENLNLNIIYDDSCFGIRTEEEIKILDDDPFYSLAYYYLKREGCVRRRNLLDKISIIKERVKKENIKGVIFYSLKYCDPLLFYIPILKEELRKENIPSLILEDDFTMGIKGQIRTRLEAFLEMVG from the coding sequence ATGAGACTAGAAGAAATAAAATATTTATATCAAAAAATAAAAAAAGAGTCTATTTCTTCAGAAAAGTCTGTATTTTATTTTTGTGCTTATGTTCCTTGTGAGCTAATATATGCAAGTGGATTTAAACCTATAAGGTTTTTACCTTCTCCTATATATTTTGCGAGAAGTGATGAATATTTACCAAAATATTTGTGTCCTTATTTAAGATCTATTACTGAAGAGGTTTTAAGAGAAGATAAAAGGTTTGAAAAGGTAATATTTACTGATAGTTGCGATTCTTCAAGAAGAATTTTTGAAGTCTGGAGATATCTGAATCTTTCTAAAGAAATTTATTTTCTTCAAATTCCTTTTGGAGAGAAAGAAGAGGATGTTAGGTATTTTGCAAAAAATATAAGAGATCTTTTCTATTTTTTAAATACAAAGGGAAATATAGAAAATATTTTTGAAAGTATAAATATCTATAACTTGGGAAGAAAGAAAATAAGAAACTCCTGGCAATATTCTTTGCTCTTTTATTCTATGGATATTAAAGAATTTTTAAAGCTTTCTTTTGAACCTACAAATGACAATAATAAAAAATTTTATCTTTTTTCTACAGTGTATCCTATAGAACTAATAGAGTATATGGAGAATTTAAATTTAAATATCATATATGATGATTCCTGTTTTGGAATAAGAACAGAAGAAGAAATAAAAATATTAGATGATGATCCTTTTTATTCTCTGGCCTATTATTATCTTAAAAGGGAAGGTTGTGTGAGAAGAAGAAATTTATTGGATAAAATTTCTATAATTAAAGAAAGAGTGAAAAAAGAAAATATAAAAGGGGTAATTTTTTATTCCTTAAAATATTGTGATCCCCTTCTTTTTTATATCCCTATATTAAAGGAAGAATTGAGAAAGGAGAATATACCATCGTTAATTTTAGAAGATGATTTTACCATGGGAATAAAAGGACAAATAAGAACAAGGTTAGAAGCTTTTTTGGAGATGGTAGGATGA
- a CDS encoding 2-hydroxyacyl-CoA dehydratase family protein → MKLNLDKRNIEKIRRILRFPLVYPLGDIFIKLKFRKNKVTLVSYEYALDLVKHNYMGKNKVVITNILMPSELFFALDLFPLFPEVASAFSASLGFADKTLFDSEEIVYSKDLCSVHRNVIGLTKNGILPKPDFIISTSHPCHSAIHSFFLISQLFGGEYFPIDVPLRDNNSIDYTAKKFEELFFILVKKLKIKKPMLGLERAIKYSNISRDYLMEINELRKDYLVIDGRNFLDYAGMIFSTFGSHWGVKFFKVLRDEIKDRIKKKKFLPYKKRVCWLHLGPYFKTDFFDWLKSKSCTIVFEESSKVYWDKLDPKDPFKSLAKKVINAKIFYDVDERFNIALEGVKDYKAQGVIIFNQWGCRQGAGNSYILRRRLMEVGIPAIVIDGDLIDKGNFPLEQVKTRIEAFLEVL, encoded by the coding sequence ATGAAATTAAATTTAGACAAGAGAAATATAGAGAAAATAAGAAGAATTTTAAGATTTCCCCTTGTCTATCCATTAGGAGATATATTTATTAAGTTAAAATTTAGAAAGAATAAGGTAACTCTTGTATCATATGAATATGCCTTAGATCTAGTTAAGCATAATTATATGGGGAAAAATAAAGTAGTAATTACCAATATTTTAATGCCTTCAGAATTATTTTTTGCTCTTGATCTTTTCCCATTATTTCCAGAGGTAGCTTCAGCTTTTTCAGCTTCTTTAGGATTTGCAGATAAGACTCTTTTTGACAGTGAGGAAATAGTATATTCAAAGGATTTATGTAGTGTTCATAGGAATGTCATAGGATTAACTAAGAATGGTATTCTTCCAAAACCAGATTTCATCATTTCTACATCCCATCCCTGTCACTCTGCTATTCACTCTTTCTTTTTGATTTCTCAACTTTTTGGAGGAGAATATTTCCCCATAGATGTTCCTCTAAGGGACAATAATTCTATTGACTACACTGCAAAGAAATTTGAAGAGCTTTTCTTTATATTAGTTAAAAAATTAAAGATTAAAAAACCTATGTTAGGTTTGGAAAGAGCTATTAAGTATTCCAATATTTCTAGAGATTATCTTATGGAGATAAATGAGTTAAGAAAAGATTATTTAGTTATTGATGGGAGGAATTTTTTAGATTATGCAGGAATGATCTTTTCTACCTTTGGTTCCCATTGGGGAGTTAAATTTTTTAAGGTTTTAAGGGATGAAATTAAGGATAGAATTAAAAAGAAGAAGTTTCTTCCTTACAAAAAAAGAGTATGTTGGCTTCATCTTGGTCCTTATTTTAAAACAGATTTTTTTGATTGGCTAAAAAGTAAGTCTTGTACTATTGTATTTGAGGAAAGTAGTAAAGTCTATTGGGATAAACTTGATCCTAAGGATCCCTTTAAGTCTCTTGCAAAGAAAGTTATAAATGCCAAAATTTTTTATGATGTTGATGAGAGATTTAATATAGCTCTAGAAGGAGTAAAAGATTATAAGGCACAGGGAGTAATTATTTTTAATCAATGGGGTTGTAGACAAGGAGCTGGAAATTCCTATATCTTAAGAAGGAGATTAATGGAGGTGGGTATTCCTGCTATAGTAATAGATGGTGATTTAATAGATAAAGGGAATTTTCCATTAGAACAGGTAAAGACAAGAATTGAGGCTTTTCTGGAGGTGTTATAA